A stretch of DNA from Clostridium sp. JN-9:
ACAGCTTATGGGAAGCAAACTAAAGGATGGTCTATTAAAGCTAAAGGATAAATATAAAATAATCGGGGACGTAAGAGGTCTTGGATTAATGATGGGCGCTGAATTAGTTAAAGAAAACATGGAGCCTGCAGTTAAAGAAACAGATATAATCCTTGAACAGCTTAAGGATAAAGGGATTATAGTTGGTAAAAATGGAGAGAACAGAAATGTGCTGGCATTTCAGCCTCCTTTAATAATATCTGAAGAAGATATAGAAAATCTTATTAAATCATTAGATGAAATACTATGTAATATGCAATATGCATAAGAAAGGTTGGACAAAATGCTTAAATTTAAAAGAACATTATCAATTATTATTATTTTATCATTGACACTTACTTTATTTGGATGCGGGTCATCAAAGAAAGACTCAAAAGATACCTCAGCAAATACTAAAACTGAAAAACAGACTTTAAACATTGGTTTAATGCCGTCAGTGGATGCTGTACCCTTTATAATAGCTAAGGATAAGGGATTTTATGAAAAGAACGGAGTGGATGTAAAACTTCAGGTATTTAAAAGTGCAAATGACAGAGATGCAGCACTTCAGACTGGAAATCTGGATGGAGTTTCAACAGATGAAGTAGCTGTATGCCTTTATCAGAATGCAGGAATAGATCTTAAAATAACAGGAGTTACAGATGGAGACTTTATGCTGGTTGCATCAAAACAATCTGGAATAAAATCAATTGCAGATGTTAAAGGAAAATCTGTAGCCATTTCACAAAAGACTGTAATTGAATATTCACTGGATAAAATGCTGGAGAAAAATTCTATAAAGCCCGAAGAAGTAAAAAAAATTGCCATACCAGCCATACCAGCAAGACTTGAGATGTTAAAAGCAGGAAAGGTAGACTTAGCATTACTGCCTGAACCATTTTCAAGTGCTGCTATAAAAGATGGAGCTGTACTTCTTGGAAAAACAAGCTCTGAAAAGCTGCTGCCAGCAGTTTCTGCCTTTACTCAAAAGAGTATTGATAATAAATCAGATGCTATAAAAGCATTTTACAAAGCTTACAATGAGGCTGTTGAGTATGTTAACAATACTCCTATTTCTCAATATGAAGATACAGTTATAAAATTTGTTGGATATCCTGAAGATATGAAAGGCAATATTGTACTGCCAAAATTCAGAGCAGATGTGCTTCCATCTGATAATGATTTAAATAGTGCTGTAAAGTGGACTAAAGATAAGGGCATTGTAAAGAAATCATTAACTCCTAAGGATTTAACTTATAAAATTAAATAAGGTTGACAAATATATCATATAATGAATATAATCCTATTATAAAAGTATGAGGAGAAAAGCTGTATGATTAATGAAGAGACTGCCGAAAGGATAATAGGAAAAAAATACAGCCACTTTTTGTGGCTATTCATTTTTTTAGCGCTTACTATATGGTTTGGGTATTTAAAAAAAACAATAGTTCCTAAGCATATTATCTATTGTTCTTTGGATTACTATATTCCATTTGTGAAGGAGTTTGTAGTAGCCTATCTCTTTTGGTTTGCCTATATGTCAATTGGACTTTTATATTTGGGACTTAAATCAAAGAAAGATTTTTATAAGCTTGTTTTATTTCTTGCTTCCTGCATGAGTATATCTTACATAATATTTATCATATATCCAAATGCACAATTTCCGAGACCCATAATAACAAAGCGGGATATATTTTCAAGGATGGTATCCTTC
This window harbors:
- a CDS encoding MetQ/NlpA family ABC transporter substrate-binding protein, with product MLKFKRTLSIIIILSLTLTLFGCGSSKKDSKDTSANTKTEKQTLNIGLMPSVDAVPFIIAKDKGFYEKNGVDVKLQVFKSANDRDAALQTGNLDGVSTDEVAVCLYQNAGIDLKITGVTDGDFMLVASKQSGIKSIADVKGKSVAISQKTVIEYSLDKMLEKNSIKPEEVKKIAIPAIPARLEMLKAGKVDLALLPEPFSSAAIKDGAVLLGKTSSEKLLPAVSAFTQKSIDNKSDAIKAFYKAYNEAVEYVNNTPISQYEDTVIKFVGYPEDMKGNIVLPKFRADVLPSDNDLNSAVKWTKDKGIVKKSLTPKDLTYKIK
- a CDS encoding phosphatase PAP2 family protein, translating into MINEETAERIIGKKYSHFLWLFIFLALTIWFGYLKKTIVPKHIIYCSLDYYIPFVKEFVVAYLFWFAYMSIGLLYLGLKSKKDFYKLVLFLASCMSISYIIFIIYPNAQFPRPIITKRDIFSRMVSFIYSIDGTNNVFPSIHVANAIGVHASLINCDILKNSGKVKTASFIAMIAICASTVLIKQHSIIDVAGGVVLAFIVYIFIYKIPKTQ